The proteins below are encoded in one region of Apodemus sylvaticus chromosome 13, mApoSyl1.1, whole genome shotgun sequence:
- the Slc6a7 gene encoding sodium-dependent proline transporter, whose product MVSVTYPLPTRLGRSNPQLCVRGRAHPPPRRRLSVIGSVWVSPQPRALRRERQGPVRGSRGGKGAEVGPVLGDRLAGSLRSWKLPAQLSKMKKLKEAHLRKGDSPVDLSDHNESWKETAKTTGLILFGTLVCINDFLKQRTGHLPLGELHTVGEGWAISIMSSGVPGVVLLQPQPVTPDLLMTPSDQGDVDLDVDFAADRGNWTGKLDFLLSCIGYCVGLGNVWRFPYRAYTNGGGAFLVPYFLMLAICGIPLFFLELSLGQFSSLGPLAVWKISPLFKGAGAAMLLIVGLVAIYYNMIIAYVLFYLFASLTSNLPWEHCGNWWNTERCLEHRGPREGNGVLPLNLSSTVSPSEEYWSRYVLHIQGSQGIGRPGEIRWNLCLCLLLAWVIVFLCILKGVKSSGKVVYFTATFPYLILVMLLIRGVTLPGAWKGIQFYLTPQFHHLLSSKVWIEAALQIFYSLGVGFGGLLTFASYNTFHQNIYRDTFIVTLGNAITSILAGFAIFSVLGYMSQELGVPVDQVAKAGPGLAFVVYPQAMTMLPLSPFWSFLFFFMLLTLGLDSQFAFLETIVTAVTDEFPYYLRPKKAVFSGLICVAMYLMGLILTTDGGMYWLVLLDDYSASFGLMVVVITTCLAVTRVYGIQRFCRDIHMMLGFKPGLYFRACWLFLSPATLLALLVYSIVKYQPSEYGNYRFPAWAELLGILMGLLSCLMIPAGMLVAVLREEGSLWERLQQASRPAIDWGPSLEENRTGMYVATLAGSQSPKPLMVHMRKYGGITSFENTAIEVDREIAEEEEESMM is encoded by the exons ATGGTTTCTGTCACGTACCCCCTCCCCACCCGCTTGGGCCGCTCCAATCCGCAGCTCTGCGTGCGGGGGCGCGCCCATCCCCCTCCCCGCCGCCGTCTGTCCGTCATCGGATCTGTCTGGGTGTCTCCTCAGCCTAGGGCGCTGCGCAGGGAGAGGCAGGGC CCCGTGCGCGGGAGCCGTGGGGGCAAAGGCGCAGAGGTAGGACCAGTGCTCGGCGACCGCTTGGCTGGCTCTCTGCGCTCTTGGAAGCTGCCCGCCCAGCTCTCCAAGATGAAGAAGCTCAAGGAAGCTCACCTCCGCAAG GGAGATTCCCCAGTGGACCTCTCTGACCACAATGAATCATGGAAGGAGACAGCCAAGACAACTGGCCTCATTCTCTTCGGCACTCTGGTCTGCATTAATGACTTTCTGAAGCAAAGG ACTGGCCACCTGCCCTTGGGTGAGCTCCACACTGTAGGTGAAGGCTGGGCCATTAGCATTATGAGTTCTGGGGTCCCTGGCGTGGTTCTGCTCCAGCCTCAG CCTGTCACCCCAGACCTGCTGATGACTCCCAGTGACCAGGGCGATGTGGACCTGGATGTAGACTTTGCAGCAGACCGGGGCAACTGGACGGGCAAGCTGGACTTCTTACTCTCCTGCATCGGCTACTGTGTGGGCTTGGGAAACGTCTGGCGGTTCCCCTATCGCGCCTACACCAATGGAGGCG GAGCCTTCCTCGTTCCTTACTTCCTCATGCTGGCCATCTGTGGAATCCCCCTCTTCTTTCTCGAGCTTTCCTTGGGTCAGTTCTCCAGCCTGGGACCCCTGGCTGTCTGGAAAATCAGCCCCCTCTTCAAAG GTGCAGGCGCGGCCATGCTGCTCATCGTAGGCCTGGTGGCCATCTACTACAACATGATCATCGCCTACGTCCTCTTCTACCTCTTCGCCTCCCTCACCAGCAACCTGCCCTGGGAGCACTGTGGCAACTGGTGGAACACAGAGCGCTGTCTGGAGCACCGAGGCCCCCGGGAGGGCAACGGGGTGCTGCCTCTTAACCTCAGCAGCACCGTCAGCCCCAGTGAGGAgtactggag CCGCTATGTCCTGCAcattcagggcagccagggcatCGGGCGACCTGGGGAGATTCGCTggaacctctgcctctgcctgttgcTGGCCTGGGTCATCGTGTTTCTCTGTATCCTGAAGGGGGTGAAGTCCTCGGGCAAG GTGGTATATTTCACGGCCACCTTTCCCTACCTCATCCTGGTCATGCTGCTGATTCGAGGAGTGACCCTTCCCGGGGCCTGGAAGGGCATCCAGTTCTATCTCACCCCACAGTTCCACCACCTCTTATCTTCAAAG GTGTGGATTGAAGCTGCTCTTCAGATCTTTTACTCTCTAGGAGTGGGGTTCGGGGGTCTCCTCACCTTCGCGTCCTATAACACATTCCACCAGAACATCTACAG AGACACCTTCATTGTCACTCTGGGCAATGCCATCACCAGCATCCTGGCTGGTTTTGCTATCTTCTCGGTGCTGGGCTACATGTCTCAGGAGCTGGGTGTGCCCGTGGACCAAGTGGCCAAAGCAG GCCCTGGCCTGGCCTTTGTTGTCTACCCACAGGCCATGACTATGTTGCCTCTGTCACCTTTCTggtccttcctcttcttcttcatgctTTTGACTCTTGGCCTGGATAGCCAG TTTGCCTTTCTAGAAACCATAGTGACTGCAGTGACCGATGAGTTCCCATACTACCTCCGGCCCAAGAAGGCAGTGTTCTCAGGCCTCATCTGTGTGGCCATGTACCTGATGGGACTCATTCTCACCACTGAT GGGGGTATGTACTGGCTGGTCCTTCTGGATGACTACAGCGCCAGTTTCGGACTCATGGTGGTGGTCATCACCACGTGCCTCGCTGTCACCCGGGTATATG GCATTCAGCGGTTCTGCCGAGACATCCACATGATGCTGGGCTTCAAGCCAGGCCTCTACTTCAGGGCCTGCTGGCTGTTTCTGTCTCCAGCCACACTCTTG GCCTTGCTGGTGTACAGCATCGTCAAGTACCAGCCCTCGGAATACGGCAATTACCGATTCCCGGCCTGGGCCGAGCTGCTGGGCATCCTGATgggcctgctctcctgcctcATGATCCCAGCTGGTATGCTGGTGGCTGTGCTTCGAGAGGAGGGTTCGCTCTGGGAG AGACTTCAGCAAGCCAGTCGGCCTGCGATAGACTGGGGCCCATCACTGGAAGAGAACCGGACGGGCATGTATGTGGCCACACTGGCCGGAAGCCAGTCACCAAAGCCACTGATGGTGCACATGCGCAAGTACGGGGGCATCACCAGCTTCGAGAATACGGCCATTGAGGTGGACCGTGAGAtcgcagaggaggaggaggagtccaTGATGTAA